A genomic segment from Nitratiruptor sp. YY08-10 encodes:
- a CDS encoding DUF4149 domain-containing protein yields MLRWIDIGYMILLGITLGVVVALGAFVAPVVFHANDYIGENLLSHFQMGLIMTAIFVKANYLLNCTAVAIVIRESYDYKRFIRDRLVLPSAATAVLMIFLFTLYYTKQIVAFQAKGSSIINDPLFQSLHKASEIDFGLLGFSLLLLLGRRLYLQYKG; encoded by the coding sequence ATGCTACGTTGGATTGATATAGGGTATATGATACTTTTAGGTATTACACTTGGTGTTGTGGTTGCTTTGGGAGCATTCGTGGCACCAGTTGTTTTTCATGCAAATGATTATATCGGGGAAAATTTGCTGAGCCATTTTCAGATGGGGCTTATCATGACAGCCATCTTTGTAAAAGCAAACTATCTGCTTAATTGTACAGCGGTTGCCATCGTTATACGAGAATCGTATGACTATAAGCGGTTTATTCGTGATAGATTGGTATTGCCATCAGCTGCTACTGCTGTTTTGATGATATTTTTATTTACCTTATACTATACTAAGCAAATAGTTGCGTTTCAGGCAAAAGGAAGCAGTATAATAAACGATCCATTGTTTCAATCGCTTCATAAAGCGAGTGAAATCGATTTTGGTTTACTTGGGTTTTCGCTTCTTTTATTGCTTGGACGAAGACTCTATCTTCAGTACAAAGGATAA
- the prmC gene encoding peptide chain release factor N(5)-glutamine methyltransferase codes for MKHSKESALQSMMTIAEALQKARQKLSKVVQRPLLEAEILLCYAIKKDRIYLHTHPEEEFESRYFFELVQRRLAHEPIEYITGSVSFYGKEFYIQKGVLIPRPETEILIDEVSKELKGNEAVAEIGVGSGVISAILKMKFPALKITATDISEHAIFCAKKNFRRYNLDIELIKTSLLDGVDKRFDVIVSNPPYIAKGFELEPNVVNYEPHEALFGGEKGDELLKQIIDLFLASDAKILACEMGFDQKDTIKNYVQNKKEITIRFFNDLAGLDRGFIMQRRNDATLD; via the coding sequence ATGAAGCACTCAAAGGAAAGTGCGTTACAATCGATGATGACGATAGCTGAAGCGCTTCAAAAAGCAAGGCAAAAACTCTCCAAAGTTGTCCAAAGGCCTCTTTTGGAGGCCGAAATACTTCTTTGCTATGCCATCAAAAAGGATCGCATATATCTGCATACGCATCCAGAAGAAGAGTTTGAGAGTCGATATTTTTTTGAACTTGTCCAAAGACGTCTGGCACATGAACCGATTGAGTACATTACAGGAAGTGTCTCTTTTTATGGCAAGGAGTTTTATATTCAAAAAGGTGTCCTTATCCCAAGACCAGAGACAGAAATATTGATTGATGAAGTGAGTAAAGAGTTGAAGGGAAACGAAGCTGTGGCTGAAATAGGAGTTGGCAGTGGTGTCATAAGTGCTATTTTGAAGATGAAGTTCCCAGCATTGAAAATTACAGCAACGGATATCAGCGAACATGCGATTTTTTGTGCAAAAAAGAATTTTAGACGCTATAATTTAGATATTGAGCTTATCAAAACCAGTCTTTTAGATGGAGTGGACAAAAGATTTGATGTTATTGTTTCAAATCCTCCCTATATTGCAAAAGGGTTTGAACTTGAACCAAATGTCGTCAATTATGAGCCTCATGAAGCACTTTTTGGTGGTGAAAAAGGGGATGAGCTCTTAAAACAAATCATTGATCTTTTTTTGGCAAGTGATGCGAAAATTCTTGCTTGCGAGATGGGATTTGATCAAAAAGATACCATAAAAAATTATGTACAGAATAAAAAAGAGATTACGATACGGTTTTTTAATGATTTAGCTGGATTGGATCGGGGATTCATTATGCAAAGGAGAAACGATGCTACGTTGGATTGA
- the ftsZ gene encoding cell division protein FtsZ → MENGFNIEEKHKVTGANIKTVGVGGGGGNMIGHMIAEGIDGIELIVANTDSQALSTSQAHVKIQLGEKTTRGLGAGMKPEIGREAALESYDEIKEKLEGADIVFISAGMGGGTGTGAAPIIAQAAKEVGALTISVVTKPFKFEGRRRSRLAEEGISELKKESDSIVVIPNDKLLSIVDKKLGIKDSFRIVDDVLARAVGGISGVILSYGQNDINLDFADVQTVMSHRGLALMGVGEAQGENSAYEAIKSAVESPLLDNMSINGAMGVLVHFTIHPDYPLVDISEAMDVVYESADEDAHVIFGTTTNENMAPDQVKITLIATGFEHQEEKSEPVQIVKPIQDTMKIRKKVSGGYEENEDVLDIPTFLRKQMD, encoded by the coding sequence ATGGAAAACGGTTTCAATATAGAAGAAAAACATAAAGTAACCGGAGCAAATATAAAGACTGTCGGTGTCGGTGGTGGCGGTGGAAACATGATCGGCCACATGATTGCCGAAGGCATCGATGGTATAGAATTGATCGTTGCAAATACAGATTCACAAGCACTATCCACATCACAAGCTCATGTAAAAATTCAACTTGGCGAAAAAACCACAAGAGGACTGGGTGCCGGTATGAAACCGGAAATCGGTCGCGAAGCGGCTTTGGAAAGCTATGATGAAATCAAAGAGAAACTTGAAGGCGCTGATATTGTTTTTATCTCTGCTGGTATGGGTGGAGGCACCGGTACAGGAGCAGCCCCTATCATAGCTCAGGCTGCAAAGGAAGTGGGAGCACTGACTATTTCAGTTGTTACGAAACCTTTCAAATTCGAAGGGAGAAGAAGAAGCAGACTTGCTGAAGAGGGAATCAGTGAACTAAAAAAAGAGAGCGATTCCATTGTTGTTATTCCAAACGACAAACTTCTCTCCATTGTCGATAAAAAACTCGGCATCAAAGATAGTTTCCGTATCGTTGACGATGTCCTTGCCAGAGCAGTCGGTGGTATAAGTGGGGTAATTCTTTCTTATGGTCAAAACGATATCAATCTTGACTTTGCCGATGTTCAGACAGTCATGAGCCATAGAGGTCTGGCACTTATGGGTGTAGGTGAGGCACAAGGTGAAAATTCTGCATATGAAGCGATCAAGAGCGCAGTTGAATCACCTCTGCTTGACAATATGTCCATCAACGGTGCCATGGGTGTCCTTGTTCATTTTACAATCCATCCGGACTATCCGCTTGTGGATATCAGCGAAGCGATGGATGTTGTCTATGAAAGCGCGGATGAAGATGCACATGTTATTTTTGGTACCACAACAAATGAAAATATGGCCCCGGATCAAGTCAAAATAACTCTTATTGCCACAGGTTTTGAGCATCAAGAAGAGAAATCCGAACCTGTCCAGATTGTCAAACCTATTCAAGATACGATGAAAATACGAAAAAAAGTGAGCGGAGGATATGAAGAAAACGAAGATGTCCTTGACATCCCGACTTTTTTAAGAAAGCAGATGGACTAA
- a CDS encoding CorA family divalent cation transporter, whose translation MKFKLNKYIQDDIFNNEHPSDFELSNGYGVLILRLPYIKENHVFVVSYAFLIHNKEVYVFDRSSKEFALLGDFSSLYTYLDVRIDKILAKISRLQTVIEKLEDRLYENDIDSNFPNEWLMLKKELSLIERLMSHAMIAFGRFSKHYKSDLDEHAYRDLEEHLDRAFRFSKAALEKLDNLYNFYQAKMDEKMNKIMFILTIISAIFLPLTLITGFFGMNTSDLPLTQTHHGTLKATILATLFEIPFVIWIWRMIKKY comes from the coding sequence ATGAAGTTTAAACTCAATAAATATATTCAAGATGATATTTTCAATAATGAACATCCAAGCGATTTCGAATTGAGCAACGGATATGGCGTTTTAATTCTTAGACTTCCCTATATCAAAGAAAATCACGTTTTTGTTGTCAGTTACGCTTTTTTGATCCATAACAAAGAGGTATATGTATTCGACAGAAGTTCTAAAGAGTTTGCATTATTAGGGGATTTTTCCAGTTTGTATACCTATCTCGATGTACGAATCGACAAGATTTTAGCAAAAATATCACGATTACAAACGGTCATAGAAAAACTGGAAGACAGACTCTATGAAAATGACATCGATTCAAACTTCCCCAATGAGTGGCTGATGCTCAAAAAAGAGCTCTCCTTGATCGAACGACTTATGTCCCATGCCATGATAGCTTTTGGAAGATTTTCAAAACACTACAAGTCCGATCTTGACGAACATGCTTACAGAGATCTTGAAGAGCATTTAGACAGAGCTTTCCGTTTTAGTAAAGCAGCACTGGAAAAACTGGATAACCTCTACAATTTTTATCAGGCAAAAATGGATGAAAAGATGAATAAAATCATGTTTATTCTTACCATTATCTCCGCCATATTCTTGCCTCTCACTCTCATAACAGGCTTTTTTGGAATGAATACAAGCGATCTTCCTTTGACACAAACCCATCATGGAACGTTGAAAGCTACAATCTTGGCTACTCTTTTTGAGATTCCTTTTGTAATTTGGATTTGGAGAATGATCAAAAAATATTGA
- the cutA gene encoding divalent-cation tolerance protein CutA produces the protein MKVVFSTVADMQTARDIAKSLVEKRVAACVNIVPGVLSVYEWQGKIEEDKELLLIIKTNNFQNVQNVITQMHPYDVPEIIAMDIADIDEKYLSWMQSVLVE, from the coding sequence ATGAAAGTTGTTTTCTCCACAGTTGCTGATATGCAAACAGCAAGAGATATCGCGAAATCTTTGGTTGAAAAGAGAGTAGCTGCTTGTGTCAATATCGTGCCAGGAGTTCTGTCTGTGTATGAATGGCAGGGGAAAATAGAAGAAGATAAGGAGCTGCTGCTCATAATCAAAACGAACAATTTTCAAAATGTGCAAAATGTAATCACACAGATGCATCCATACGATGTACCTGAGATTATCGCCATGGATATAGCGGATATCGATGAAAAATATCTATCATGGATGCAGTCAGTTTTGGTAGAATAA
- the abc-f gene encoding ribosomal protection-like ABC-F family protein: protein MALIDLAQIKKNYEAQKILCGVDFTIDEGERVAIVGKNGSGKSTLMKIVAGLEDFDEGERKVRQNLQIRMLPQVPKFDPTLTVKEAILDQLKEINEAKKRYEQVSIQIAENPENTALLEELNALSNFLDYHNAWNMEEKIERVLQEFNLKMYEDRLVTSLSGGEQRRVALAGLLLQKPDILLLDEPTNHLDVYMVSFLEEMIAKEHYTMLFVSHDRYFIDNIATRVVEVEDCKLRSFKGGYSSYLEQKEELLKNLQKQHENLLRLLKQEEEWLRRGVKARVKRNEGRKKRVLELREKAKKNPALIKKVQMQLEREKKHFNREDGISKKKVLFELEHVTKYAGEKLLIKDFSTRILQRDTIAIVGKNGTGKSTFLQLLLGQTKPDSGVIKRGEFTIGYFDQHRTMLDDEKNLIETFCPNGGDRVEVWGKSMHVYGYLKNFLFPKEFLDKKIGSLSGGEKNRVALALLFTKKVDCLILDEPTNDLDIPTINILEENLQKFPGAVIFVSHDRYFVDKIAKKLFIFKGNGIVEESYQSYSEYLEIEKEIHELETLEKAIHATQEKPIRVRQRKEKLSYKEQKRLEELPSLIEYLEEEIAQISECLSNPECYEKEGIVAISQKLAELENEHEKLLEEYLELEEKRERIEGMQ, encoded by the coding sequence ATGGCATTGATAGATCTTGCACAAATTAAGAAAAACTACGAAGCACAAAAGATCCTATGTGGCGTAGACTTTACTATCGATGAAGGAGAACGGGTAGCGATTGTCGGGAAAAATGGCAGCGGCAAATCGACCTTGATGAAAATAGTGGCAGGATTGGAAGATTTTGATGAAGGTGAAAGGAAAGTTCGTCAAAATTTGCAAATCAGAATGCTGCCACAAGTTCCAAAATTTGATCCAACATTGACAGTAAAAGAGGCAATTTTAGATCAACTCAAAGAGATCAATGAGGCCAAAAAAAGATATGAACAAGTCAGTATCCAAATAGCCGAAAATCCGGAAAACACCGCTCTTTTGGAAGAGCTGAATGCCCTCAGCAATTTTTTGGACTATCACAATGCCTGGAATATGGAAGAAAAAATAGAACGCGTATTGCAAGAGTTCAATCTCAAAATGTATGAAGACAGACTTGTTACGTCACTGAGTGGTGGTGAACAGCGACGCGTGGCACTGGCAGGACTTTTGCTTCAAAAACCGGATATATTACTGCTGGATGAACCTACAAACCATCTGGATGTCTATATGGTCTCCTTTTTGGAAGAGATGATTGCAAAAGAGCACTATACCATGCTTTTTGTGAGTCACGACAGGTACTTTATCGATAATATCGCAACGCGAGTTGTAGAGGTGGAAGATTGCAAACTCCGTAGCTTTAAAGGAGGATATAGCAGCTATTTGGAACAAAAAGAGGAGCTGCTCAAAAATTTGCAAAAGCAGCATGAGAATCTTTTGCGACTTCTAAAACAAGAAGAGGAGTGGCTAAGACGGGGAGTAAAAGCGAGAGTGAAACGCAACGAAGGACGAAAGAAACGCGTTCTTGAGCTCCGGGAAAAAGCCAAAAAAAATCCTGCCCTCATTAAAAAAGTCCAAATGCAGTTGGAGCGGGAAAAGAAACATTTTAATAGAGAAGATGGAATCAGCAAGAAAAAGGTTCTATTTGAGCTGGAACATGTCACAAAATATGCCGGAGAAAAGCTGCTTATCAAAGATTTTTCCACACGCATATTGCAGCGAGACACCATTGCCATCGTCGGAAAAAATGGAACGGGAAAATCCACATTTTTGCAGCTGCTTTTAGGCCAGACAAAGCCGGATAGCGGGGTTATCAAACGGGGTGAATTTACAATAGGCTATTTTGATCAGCACAGAACGATGCTTGATGATGAGAAAAACCTTATCGAAACTTTTTGTCCTAACGGAGGAGACAGGGTCGAAGTCTGGGGAAAAAGCATGCATGTATATGGATACCTTAAAAACTTTCTGTTTCCAAAAGAGTTTTTGGACAAAAAGATTGGAAGCCTCAGTGGCGGAGAGAAAAACAGAGTTGCTTTAGCGCTGCTTTTTACAAAAAAAGTAGATTGTTTGATTTTGGATGAGCCAACAAATGATTTGGATATTCCAACAATCAACATTTTAGAAGAGAATCTGCAAAAATTCCCAGGAGCTGTGATTTTCGTCAGCCATGATCGCTATTTTGTCGACAAAATCGCTAAAAAGCTCTTTATTTTTAAAGGGAACGGTATCGTTGAAGAATCGTATCAAAGCTACAGTGAATATCTGGAAATTGAAAAAGAGATCCATGAGCTTGAAACACTAGAAAAAGCAATACACGCAACACAGGAAAAGCCGATACGAGTTCGACAACGCAAGGAAAAACTCTCCTATAAAGAGCAAAAAAGACTTGAAGAACTCCCCTCTCTCATCGAATATCTTGAGGAAGAGATAGCACAAATCAGCGAATGCCTCAGCAACCCCGAATGCTATGAAAAGGAGGGGATCGTAGCAATTTCTCAAAAACTGGCAGAGCTAGAAAATGAACATGAAAAACTACTCGAGGAGTATTTGGAACTTGAAGAAAAAAGAGAAAGAATAGAAGGAATGCAATGA
- a CDS encoding M48 family metallopeptidase, whose product MLGVSILYGIYILVKIYVSVMQAGFVAKAKHTKAVLMLPSKFIKAGRYSFKKERLAIMETFVEYILFLFWMGFGLRWLDTIIQIDDILIKSVVYIDLFFAINYLVTLPFDIYEKFVLDEEFGFNKSTVSLFIKDQIKMALLFLVFASILVYIIGWIMLHVSNWWIWGFVFIFAVIILINAIYPTLIAPIFNKFTPLEDEELKKDIEELMNRSGFKANGVYVVDSSKRDTRLNAYFGGIGKNKRVVLFDTLLDKLSKKELLAVLGHELGHFKHKDIVKNIVMMGVMFFALFYIFANLPASLYEQAGIPANAPYSVIAMFLLLSPVFFFFFMPLINFVSRKNEFAADRYGSELGGRANLRNALLKLVEENSHFPLSHPLYIFFYYSHPPILERLKALGFEERSEADEALKGKCVTIDDDDS is encoded by the coding sequence ATGTTAGGTGTAAGTATCCTGTATGGAATCTATATTTTGGTCAAAATCTATGTTTCTGTAATGCAAGCCGGATTTGTTGCAAAGGCGAAACATACAAAAGCGGTTTTGATGCTACCTTCTAAATTTATCAAAGCGGGACGGTACAGTTTCAAAAAAGAGCGTCTTGCAATTATGGAAACATTTGTAGAATATATTTTGTTTCTGTTTTGGATGGGATTTGGTTTGAGATGGCTTGATACCATCATTCAGATCGATGACATTTTGATCAAAAGTGTGGTCTATATCGATCTTTTTTTTGCTATAAATTATCTTGTGACACTTCCTTTTGATATCTATGAAAAATTTGTTCTGGATGAGGAGTTTGGGTTCAACAAATCTACAGTTTCTCTTTTCATAAAAGACCAGATCAAAATGGCGCTACTCTTTTTGGTTTTTGCTTCTATTCTTGTCTATATCATCGGCTGGATTATGCTTCATGTCTCCAACTGGTGGATATGGGGATTTGTATTTATATTTGCAGTTATCATTTTGATCAATGCAATTTATCCGACACTCATAGCGCCAATATTCAATAAATTCACCCCATTGGAAGACGAAGAGCTCAAAAAAGATATCGAAGAACTCATGAATAGAAGCGGATTTAAGGCCAATGGTGTCTACGTAGTGGATTCGAGTAAACGAGATACAAGGCTCAATGCCTACTTTGGTGGAATTGGGAAAAACAAAAGGGTTGTGCTTTTCGATACCTTGCTCGATAAACTTTCAAAAAAGGAGTTGCTGGCTGTTTTGGGACATGAGTTGGGTCATTTTAAACATAAAGATATTGTAAAAAATATTGTCATGATGGGTGTTATGTTCTTTGCACTTTTTTATATCTTTGCCAATCTGCCAGCTTCTTTGTATGAACAAGCCGGCATACCGGCAAATGCACCCTATAGTGTGATTGCCATGTTTTTGCTTTTGAGTCCGGTCTTTTTCTTTTTCTTCATGCCGCTCATTAATTTTGTAAGTCGAAAAAATGAGTTTGCAGCAGATAGATATGGCAGTGAGCTTGGCGGAAGAGCAAATCTACGAAATGCACTTTTAAAACTCGTTGAAGAAAATAGCCATTTTCCACTTTCGCATCCTCTGTATATCTTCTTTTACTACTCTCATCCGCCAATTTTGGAACGACTCAAAGCACTGGGTTTTGAGGAGAGGAGTGAGGCGGATGAAGCACTCAAAGGAAAGTGCGTTACAATCGATGATGACGATAGCTGA
- a CDS encoding ABC transporter ATP-binding protein, producing MEYIIRIKDLWKRFGDNQVLKGVNLDIVKGKTTVILGLSGGGKSTIIKHIVRLLKPDRGEVWVDDVNMATADEKTVFAMRKKIGYLFQSGALFDSMNVYENVSFPLREHTNLSEDEIRQRVEERLVMVGLEPKTVLKLYPDELSGGMRKRVGLARSIVLDPGIILYDEPTSGLDPITSDLISQLIKKTQENLGVTSVLISHDIKESFKCGDYFAMLYDGKIIEYGDKEHFQNSTNPYVRQFLEGKGEGPIKIVE from the coding sequence GTGGAATATATCATCCGTATCAAGGATTTATGGAAACGTTTTGGCGATAATCAGGTTCTTAAAGGCGTCAATCTTGATATTGTGAAAGGAAAGACCACTGTTATATTGGGACTTTCCGGTGGCGGAAAATCGACAATCATCAAACATATTGTACGACTTTTGAAGCCGGACCGAGGTGAAGTCTGGGTAGATGATGTTAATATGGCTACTGCCGATGAAAAGACAGTTTTTGCCATGCGTAAAAAAATTGGCTATCTCTTTCAAAGTGGTGCACTGTTTGATAGTATGAATGTGTATGAAAACGTCTCATTTCCTTTAAGAGAACATACAAATCTCAGTGAAGATGAAATTCGACAAAGAGTGGAAGAGCGGCTTGTTATGGTCGGACTTGAACCCAAAACGGTTTTGAAACTCTATCCCGATGAACTCAGTGGTGGGATGCGAAAAAGGGTGGGACTTGCCAGGAGCATTGTTCTCGATCCCGGGATCATTTTATATGATGAGCCTACGAGTGGACTCGATCCAATTACAAGCGATCTCATTTCCCAGCTTATCAAAAAGACGCAAGAAAATTTAGGGGTAACTTCTGTTCTGATCAGTCACGATATCAAAGAGAGCTTTAAATGTGGAGACTATTTTGCCATGCTGTATGATGGAAAGATCATTGAGTATGGTGACAAAGAGCATTTCCAAAACTCAACAAATCCGTATGTACGACAATTCTTGGAAGGAAAGGGCGAAGGCCCCATCAAAATAGTGGAGTAA
- the thrC gene encoding threonine synthase, giving the protein MLFIETRGNDGKKPQKVPFSEAILSPSASFGGLYVPESLPNLDETFFQNHLKSSYKALAYDLLKRFEIDIEDDLIQEALDLYDKFDDPNNPVPVVEVEEKFYVSELYHGPTRAFKDMALQPFGYILSSLAKQRGENYLILAATSGDTGPATLETFKNKPNIKVACLYPAGGTSDVQRLQMVTEDGKNLKVIGIEGNFDDAQTALKNLLASSEFKSFLQSKGIKLSAANSVNFGRIIFQIIYHIHSYLELMRKRKIDFGHAINLIVPSGNFGNALGAYYAKKMGLPVAKILIASNANNVLTQLIREGRYDLRDKCLIQTSSPAMDILKSSNVERVLFDKFGPERTKELMESLNEKNYYELTKEELQALQEDFDADFTTDDEVMEVIKKYVTQKSYLMDPHTATTVKLYKTHKEKENIAYSTAEWTKFAPTVYKALTGKDEKVRDQEALEAVSQMTGAKIPERIKSLFEKPIIHDTVIPKEKIQETIIKFLE; this is encoded by the coding sequence ATGCTGTTTATAGAGACACGGGGAAATGATGGCAAAAAACCACAAAAGGTACCTTTCAGTGAGGCAATTTTAAGCCCAAGTGCAAGTTTTGGCGGGTTGTATGTCCCAGAATCACTTCCAAATCTGGATGAAACATTTTTTCAAAACCATCTAAAAAGCAGTTATAAAGCATTGGCATATGATCTTTTAAAACGTTTCGAAATCGATATCGAAGATGATTTGATACAAGAGGCTTTAGATCTGTATGACAAATTTGATGATCCAAACAATCCCGTACCGGTGGTAGAGGTAGAAGAGAAGTTTTATGTAAGCGAACTCTATCACGGACCCACAAGAGCCTTTAAAGATATGGCGTTGCAGCCATTTGGCTATATTCTTTCTTCTCTTGCAAAACAAAGAGGAGAAAACTATCTTATTTTGGCAGCAACCAGTGGTGATACAGGTCCAGCGACACTGGAAACATTTAAAAACAAACCAAATATCAAAGTGGCATGTCTCTATCCGGCTGGTGGGACAAGTGATGTGCAACGATTGCAAATGGTTACAGAAGATGGAAAAAATCTCAAAGTGATAGGGATAGAGGGCAATTTTGATGACGCACAAACGGCATTGAAAAACCTTTTGGCATCCTCCGAATTTAAATCGTTTTTGCAAAGCAAAGGTATCAAGCTTAGTGCTGCGAACTCTGTCAATTTTGGAAGGATTATCTTTCAAATCATCTATCATATCCATAGTTATCTTGAACTTATGCGAAAAAGAAAAATCGATTTTGGCCATGCGATCAATCTAATCGTGCCAAGCGGAAACTTTGGGAACGCTTTGGGTGCATACTATGCGAAAAAGATGGGATTGCCGGTTGCAAAAATTTTGATTGCTTCCAATGCAAATAACGTACTGACGCAACTTATTAGAGAAGGACGTTACGATTTGAGAGATAAATGTCTGATTCAGACAAGTTCTCCAGCAATGGATATTTTGAAATCATCCAATGTTGAGCGTGTCCTCTTTGATAAATTTGGCCCTGAGCGGACGAAAGAGCTTATGGAAAGTCTTAATGAAAAGAACTACTATGAGCTTACAAAAGAGGAGCTACAAGCGCTGCAAGAGGATTTTGATGCTGATTTTACCACTGATGATGAAGTCATGGAAGTTATCAAAAAGTATGTAACACAAAAGAGTTATTTGATGGATCCTCATACTGCAACGACTGTCAAACTCTACAAAACGCACAAGGAAAAAGAGAATATCGCCTATTCAACAGCAGAATGGACAAAGTTCGCTCCTACAGTGTATAAGGCGCTGACGGGAAAAGATGAAAAGGTTCGTGACCAGGAAGCTTTGGAAGCAGTCTCCCAAATGACTGGAGCGAAAATCCCCGAAAGGATCAAATCTCTTTTTGAAAAACCGATTATTCATGATACGGTAATTCCAAAAGAAAAGATTCAAGAAACGATTATAAAGTTTTTGGAGTGA
- the argB gene encoding acetylglutamate kinase has translation MQKKIQIVQTLLDALPFIKKFRDEIFVIKYGGSAQTDQKLKEKFAQDILLLYTVGIKPVIVHGGGKRITEILSRLKIDTTFIDGQRVTTAEVMEIVEMVLSGDINKEIVSLLNNHGAKAIGVSGKDAHFITARPKDFEKFGYTGVIDHIDPSVVQNLLQEQFVPVIAPIAASNQLGHPGYNINADLCASKVAGALKAKKIIFLTDTPGVLDKDGKLISTLTEEKIELLKKDGTISGGMIPKVDACLEAIDGGVEKAHIIDGRVEHSLLLEIFTSEGIGTQVLGG, from the coding sequence ATGCAAAAAAAGATTCAAATCGTTCAGACACTGCTTGATGCTCTTCCATTCATCAAAAAATTTCGTGATGAGATTTTTGTCATCAAATATGGAGGAAGTGCCCAAACAGATCAGAAACTCAAAGAGAAATTTGCACAAGATATCTTGCTGCTTTATACCGTTGGTATCAAGCCGGTAATCGTGCACGGAGGAGGAAAGAGAATCACAGAGATTCTCAGCAGACTCAAAATCGATACGACTTTTATCGATGGTCAGCGGGTAACGACAGCTGAAGTGATGGAGATCGTTGAGATGGTTTTAAGCGGAGATATCAATAAGGAGATCGTGAGTCTGTTAAACAACCATGGAGCCAAAGCGATAGGGGTAAGTGGGAAAGATGCCCATTTTATCACAGCGCGTCCGAAAGATTTTGAGAAGTTTGGCTATACAGGTGTTATTGACCATATCGATCCAAGCGTCGTACAAAATCTGTTGCAAGAGCAGTTTGTACCAGTAATCGCCCCTATTGCTGCAAGCAATCAATTGGGACACCCCGGATACAACATCAATGCAGATCTGTGTGCCAGCAAAGTAGCAGGTGCGCTGAAGGCCAAAAAGATCATCTTTTTGACCGATACTCCAGGGGTATTGGATAAAGATGGAAAACTCATTTCGACACTTACGGAAGAGAAAATTGAGCTGTTGAAAAAAGATGGAACGATTAGTGGGGGCATGATACCGAAAGTGGATGCCTGCCTTGAAGCGATTGATGGAGGTGTGGAAAAGGCTCATATCATCGATGGAAGAGTGGAACACTCGCTTCTTTTGGAGATCTTTACAAGCGAGGGTATCGGAACACAAGTGTTAGGAGGATAA